In Rahnella variigena, one DNA window encodes the following:
- the rfaD gene encoding ADP-glyceromanno-heptose 6-epimerase, whose amino-acid sequence MIIVTGGAGFIGSNIIKSLNDMGYRDILVVDNLKDGTKFVNLVDLDIADYCDKEDFIASIVAGDDLGDIDAIFHEGACSSTTEWDGKYMMDNNYQYSKDILHYCLDRSIPFLYASSAATYGSQSTSFVEDRKYEQPLNVYGYSKFLFDQYVREILPHAESQICGFRYFNVYGPREGHKGSMASVAFHLNNQINAGENPKLFSGSEGFKRDFIYVGDVAAVNLWFWQNGVSGIFNCGTGRSESFQAVADAVVAYHKSGDIEYIPFPEKLKGRYQSFTQADMTALRNAGYDKPFKTVAEGVTEYMSWLNRTV is encoded by the coding sequence ATGATAATCGTCACTGGCGGCGCTGGTTTTATCGGCAGCAATATTATTAAATCGCTCAATGATATGGGATACCGCGATATTCTGGTGGTCGATAACCTGAAAGACGGCACCAAATTCGTCAATCTGGTTGATCTGGATATTGCGGATTATTGTGATAAAGAAGATTTCATCGCCAGTATCGTTGCAGGCGATGATTTAGGTGATATTGACGCCATTTTCCACGAAGGCGCCTGTTCGTCCACCACCGAGTGGGACGGAAAGTACATGATGGACAACAACTATCAGTACTCTAAAGATATCCTGCATTATTGTCTGGATCGCAGTATTCCTTTCCTTTACGCCTCTTCCGCGGCGACTTACGGCAGCCAGAGCACCAGCTTTGTTGAAGATCGTAAATATGAGCAGCCACTGAACGTCTATGGCTATTCTAAATTCCTTTTTGACCAGTATGTTCGCGAAATTCTGCCACACGCAGAATCTCAGATTTGTGGTTTTCGTTACTTCAACGTTTACGGACCACGCGAAGGCCATAAAGGCAGCATGGCCAGCGTCGCGTTCCACCTGAACAACCAGATCAACGCCGGCGAGAACCCGAAATTGTTCTCCGGCAGCGAAGGCTTCAAACGCGATTTCATCTACGTGGGCGATGTGGCTGCGGTGAACCTGTGGTTCTGGCAGAACGGCGTTTCCGGTATTTTCAACTGCGGTACCGGTCGTTCAGAATCCTTCCAGGCGGTGGCAGACGCGGTCGTGGCGTACCACAAATCTGGCGATATCGAATACATTCCTTTCCCGGAAAAATTGAAAGGCCGTTATCAGTCCTTCACTCAGGCCGATATGACCGCGCTGCGTAATGCCGGTTATGACAAACCCTTCAAAACGGTTGCTGAAGGCGTGACGGAATACATGAGCTGGCTTAACCGCACAGTTTAA
- the kbl gene encoding glycine C-acetyltransferase, translated as MSVSFYRQLEDQLDQARVEGLFKEERILTTPQQAEVSVAGGKPVINFCANNYLGLANHPELIRAAKEGLDSHGFGMASVRFICGTQDAHKELEHRLADFLGMDDAILYSSCFDANGGLFETLLGEEDAIISDALNHASIIDGVRLCKAKRYRYANNNMDELEARLQQAKDDGARHILVATDGVFSMDGVIANLKGVCDLAERFDALVMVDDSHAVGFVGAEGRGTHEYCDVMGRVDIITGTLGKALGGASGGYTAARQEVIDWLRQRSRPYLFSNSLAPSIVSASLKVLSMLEEGSELRERLLSNSKMFREKMTAAGFTLAGADHAIIPVMLGEARLAQEFAALLQREGIYVTGFFYPVVPQGQARIRTQMSAAHSIEQIEKAVEAFTRIGKKLGVIA; from the coding sequence ATGTCTGTTTCGTTTTATCGGCAGTTGGAAGACCAGCTCGATCAGGCGCGGGTTGAAGGACTGTTTAAAGAAGAACGTATACTCACCACGCCTCAGCAGGCTGAAGTCTCTGTCGCGGGTGGCAAGCCGGTCATCAATTTCTGCGCGAACAACTATCTCGGATTAGCTAACCATCCGGAGCTCATCAGGGCCGCTAAAGAAGGGCTCGACAGCCACGGTTTTGGCATGGCGTCGGTGCGTTTTATCTGCGGTACACAAGATGCCCATAAAGAACTCGAACACCGCCTGGCCGATTTTCTCGGTATGGACGACGCGATCCTTTATTCCTCCTGTTTTGATGCCAACGGCGGATTATTCGAAACGCTGCTGGGCGAAGAAGACGCCATCATTTCGGATGCGCTGAATCACGCATCAATCATCGACGGCGTCCGGTTGTGCAAAGCGAAACGCTACCGCTATGCCAACAATAATATGGACGAACTTGAAGCCCGTTTGCAGCAGGCGAAAGACGACGGTGCCCGGCATATTCTGGTCGCTACCGACGGTGTATTTTCCATGGATGGTGTGATTGCTAACCTGAAAGGTGTCTGCGATCTGGCAGAACGATTTGACGCGCTGGTGATGGTCGATGATTCCCATGCTGTCGGTTTTGTCGGTGCCGAAGGGCGCGGTACTCATGAATATTGTGACGTGATGGGGCGGGTAGACATCATCACCGGAACGCTCGGTAAAGCGCTGGGCGGAGCTTCCGGTGGTTATACCGCAGCCCGTCAGGAAGTCATCGACTGGTTACGTCAGCGTTCACGTCCTTATCTTTTCTCCAATTCACTGGCACCGTCGATTGTCTCTGCCTCGCTGAAAGTGCTCTCCATGCTGGAAGAAGGCAGCGAACTGCGTGAGCGCCTGCTCAGCAATTCAAAAATGTTCCGTGAAAAAATGACAGCAGCCGGTTTCACGTTGGCAGGGGCCGATCACGCCATCATTCCTGTGATGCTGGGCGAAGCCCGTTTAGCGCAAGAATTTGCCGCGCTTTTGCAACGGGAAGGTATTTATGTCACCGGTTTCTTTTATCCGGTCGTGCCGCAAGGCCAGGCGCGTATCCGTACCCAGATGTCTGCGGCGCACAGCATTGAACAAATCGAAAAGGCGGTTGAAGCCTTTACCCGTATTGGCAAAAAGCTTGGCGTGATCGCCTGA
- the tdh gene encoding L-threonine 3-dehydrogenase, with protein MKALAKLKREEGIWMTDAPVPEMGHNDLLIKIRKTAICGTDVHIYNWDAWSQKTIPVPMVVGHEYVGEVVGIGQEVKGFSIGDRVSGEGHITCGHCRNCRGGRTHLCRNAQGVGVNRPGAFAEYLVLPAFNAFKIPDNISDDLAAIFDPLGNAVHTALSFDLVGEDVLISGAGPIGIMAAAICKHVGARHVVITDMNEYRLELARKMGVTRAVNVSQQSLPDVMEELGMTEGFDVGLEMSGAPAAFRSMLSAMNHGGRIAMLGIPSAEMAIDWNQVIFKGLFIKGIYGREMFETWYKMAALIQSGLDLTPLITHHFPIDEFQKGFDAMRSGHSGKVILNW; from the coding sequence ATGAAAGCCTTAGCAAAACTCAAACGTGAGGAAGGCATCTGGATGACGGATGCGCCGGTGCCTGAAATGGGCCATAACGATTTGCTGATCAAAATCCGCAAAACAGCCATCTGTGGCACCGATGTGCATATTTATAACTGGGATGCATGGTCGCAAAAAACCATTCCGGTGCCGATGGTGGTCGGCCATGAATACGTCGGCGAAGTCGTCGGGATCGGGCAGGAAGTTAAAGGCTTCAGCATCGGCGACCGTGTTTCCGGCGAAGGTCATATCACCTGCGGGCATTGCCGCAACTGCCGCGGCGGGCGCACGCACTTATGCCGCAATGCGCAGGGCGTCGGGGTAAATCGTCCCGGTGCCTTTGCGGAATATCTTGTTTTACCGGCGTTCAATGCGTTCAAAATCCCGGACAATATTTCTGACGATCTGGCGGCCATTTTCGACCCATTGGGCAACGCAGTTCATACCGCGCTGTCTTTTGATTTAGTCGGGGAAGATGTCCTGATAAGCGGCGCGGGTCCGATTGGTATCATGGCTGCCGCTATCTGCAAACACGTTGGCGCGCGTCATGTTGTGATCACTGACATGAACGAATACCGGCTCGAACTTGCGCGCAAAATGGGTGTAACGCGGGCGGTCAATGTCAGTCAGCAAAGCCTGCCGGACGTCATGGAAGAACTGGGGATGACGGAAGGGTTTGATGTCGGGCTGGAAATGTCCGGCGCACCGGCAGCATTTCGCAGCATGCTCAGTGCGATGAATCACGGCGGGCGGATTGCCATGCTCGGCATTCCTTCTGCAGAAATGGCCATTGACTGGAATCAGGTGATTTTCAAGGGGCTGTTTATCAAGGGGATCTATGGCCGGGAAATGTTTGAAACCTGGTACAAAATGGCGGCGCTCATTCAGTCCGGGCTGGATCTCACTCCGTTAATCACTCACCATTTCCCGATTGATGAATTCCAGAAAGGGTTTGATGCGATGCGCTCCGGTCATTCCGGAAAGGTCATTCTTAACTGGTGA
- a CDS encoding IS3 family transposase (programmed frameshift) gives MAKPKYTLETRMAVVSHYLYGNDGTQRTAERFGVERTSVRRWVRAWQLHGIDGITWKNDRHSPAFRIAVVRTVLGEELSMREAAARFNISNETVVRHWVNVYKDAGENGLLSIKPGRSKGMTKPKKASPLTDEALEKLSPEELRAELRYLRAENAYLKKLKALGSKREKRQKAAIISELRRNYALSDLLRAAGMSRSTWYHNVNALKRVDRHAGLKDKIREIYHHHKGRYGYRRITLSLRKQGLLVNHKTVQRLMAEVSLRSLIRVKKYRAWKGEAGKAASNILSRDFSASKANEKWVTDVTEFSIQGKKLYLSPVLDLFNREIISYSLSERPVMEMVNTMLRDAFAKLSPEDAPLLHSDQGWQYRMAAYQAKLKAEGITQSMSRKGNCLDNAVMENFFGTLKSECFYLSQFGSLRELREAIEGYIHYYNNERISLKLKGLSPVEYRTQALKAA, from the exons ATGGCGAAGCCAAAATATACCCTCGAAACCAGAATGGCTGTGGTCAGCCATTACCTCTACGGCAATGACGGGACACAACGGACCGCAGAACGTTTTGGTGTCGAAAGAACATCCGTTCGTCGCTGGGTCAGAGCCTGGCAATTACACGGTATTGATGGCATTACCTGGAAAAATGACCGCCATTCTCCGGCATTCCGGATTGCTGTTGTCCGGACTGTTCTCGGTGAAGAACTTTCAATGCGCGAAGCTGCCGCACGGTTTAATATCTCAAACGAGACCGTCGTCCGGCACTGGGTTAATGTCTACAAAGACGCTGGTGAGAATGGACTTCTGAGCATAAAACCCGGCCGGAGCAAAGGCATGACAAAACCCAAAAAAGCATCCCCACTTACCGATGAGGCGCTGGAAAAGTTATCTCCCGAAGAGCTGCGGGCTGAGCTCCGTTACCTGCGTGCAGAGAATGCCTACCTAAAAAAGCTAAAGGCCTTAG GTTCAAAGCGAGAAAAACGGCAAAAAGCCGCAATAATCAGTGAACTAAGGCGTAATTATGCGCTTAGTGACCTTCTGCGTGCAGCGGGGATGTCCCGCAGTACGTGGTATCACAATGTGAACGCGCTGAAGCGAGTGGACAGGCATGCCGGACTGAAAGACAAAATCAGAGAGATATACCACCATCATAAAGGGCGTTATGGTTACCGCAGGATCACGCTCTCACTGAGAAAGCAGGGGCTGCTGGTGAACCATAAAACAGTACAGCGGCTGATGGCAGAGGTGTCGCTCCGGTCGCTTATCAGGGTGAAGAAATATCGCGCCTGGAAAGGGGAAGCGGGCAAGGCAGCCTCCAACATCCTGAGTCGGGACTTCAGTGCATCAAAAGCCAACGAAAAGTGGGTTACGGATGTTACAGAGTTCTCGATACAGGGTAAAAAGTTGTACCTGTCACCGGTTCTCGATCTTTTTAACCGGGAAATCATCTCATACAGCCTGTCGGAAAGACCGGTGATGGAAATGGTGAATACCATGCTGCGTGATGCGTTCGCAAAGCTCAGTCCAGAAGATGCCCCGTTGTTGCACTCGGATCAGGGTTGGCAGTATCGAATGGCAGCCTATCAGGCAAAATTAAAGGCAGAGGGCATAACGCAAAGTATGTCGCGTAAAGGAAACTGCCTGGATAATGCTGTAATGGAGAACTTCTTCGGTACGCTGAAATCGGAGTGTTTTTACCTGAGCCAGTTCGGGAGTCTCAGGGAACTGAGGGAGGCGATAGAGGGATATATCCATTACTACAACAACGAAAGAATAAGCCTGAAATTAAAAGGGTTGAGTCCGGTAGAATACCGAACCCAGGCCCTGAAAGCCGCTTAA
- a CDS encoding glycosyltransferase encodes MGLDRSKILLLDSGKEWGGGTNSMLELLKRIDREKFEISCCFYNDYARDNGETISQILNSLNVPVFFIPQVRQPTWAKISKEVLRTLFFFSGNLRQKAIYSVDKIWRINPNIRKIHSLLELGQFDILYMNNQPSSNVEGYYSTEGLPTEIVQHCRIEPVLNKDVVGIVNRFCHSIISVSQGVQEQLLKRGVRKELCFTVFNGIDINQPLPDGIRIRAELGATEDTFIFGSIGSLINRKAHHFTLLALDKFNRAFPEAKWKMVFVGEGPNLRRLIQQAAALNMMDKVIFTGFQSNPLEYLAAFDAFILGSKSEGLPRVVLESMLLKTPVIGSNVTGTAELIKNAETGMLFEYGDIEMLFNHMKTLYLNAHLRSEIATQANLTVREKFAIEKYVSGVETVLSSVKKKQG; translated from the coding sequence ATGGGACTAGATCGATCTAAAATTCTGCTGCTCGACAGCGGCAAAGAATGGGGAGGTGGCACCAACAGCATGTTGGAGTTGCTGAAAAGAATCGATCGTGAAAAGTTTGAAATCAGTTGCTGCTTTTACAATGACTACGCCCGGGATAACGGGGAAACCATTAGCCAGATATTGAACTCGCTCAATGTGCCGGTATTTTTCATTCCTCAGGTCAGACAACCCACCTGGGCAAAAATCAGCAAAGAAGTCCTGCGAACGCTGTTTTTCTTTAGCGGAAATTTACGCCAGAAAGCGATTTATTCTGTTGATAAAATCTGGCGTATAAACCCCAATATCCGCAAAATCCATTCCCTGCTTGAGCTCGGTCAGTTTGATATTTTATATATGAATAATCAGCCAAGTTCTAACGTGGAAGGCTATTATTCGACCGAAGGCTTACCGACAGAAATCGTGCAGCATTGCCGCATCGAACCGGTTCTGAACAAAGACGTCGTGGGCATTGTTAACCGTTTTTGCCACAGCATCATTTCTGTTTCTCAGGGGGTTCAGGAACAGTTGCTCAAACGTGGCGTGCGCAAAGAGCTGTGTTTTACCGTCTTCAACGGCATTGATATTAACCAGCCGTTACCTGATGGCATCAGGATCCGCGCAGAACTCGGCGCAACAGAAGATACTTTCATCTTTGGCAGTATCGGTTCTCTGATTAATCGTAAAGCCCACCACTTCACCCTGCTGGCACTCGATAAATTTAACCGTGCTTTCCCGGAAGCAAAATGGAAAATGGTCTTTGTCGGTGAAGGCCCGAATTTACGCCGCCTGATCCAGCAGGCTGCCGCACTGAATATGATGGATAAAGTCATCTTCACCGGTTTTCAAAGCAATCCTCTGGAATATCTGGCGGCTTTTGATGCCTTTATATTAGGCTCAAAAAGTGAAGGTTTACCGCGGGTGGTTCTGGAATCCATGTTACTGAAAACGCCGGTGATTGGATCCAATGTCACGGGGACTGCCGAACTGATTAAAAATGCAGAAACCGGAATGCTTTTCGAGTATGGCGATATTGAGATGCTCTTCAACCATATGAAAACGCTGTATCTCAACGCCCATTTGCGCAGTGAAATCGCTACGCAGGCAAATCTCACTGTCCGCGAAAAATTTGCGATTGAAAAATATGTCTCTGGCGTGGAAACCGTTTTGAGCAGCGTTAAAAAGAAACAAGGCTGA
- a CDS encoding divergent polysaccharide deacetylase family protein, producing MRYKKSVLAALCGTAFFVCQVQAAKLSILIDDFGYRQHEENQVLQMPKAVSVAIFPNAPDSQMMMNKAHQQGREILIHLPMAPLSKQPLEKDTLTPSMSAAEVKRIVDQAISNIPYAIGINNHMGSAMTSSLTGMENVMQAMNAHNLFFLDSMTIGNTKSVQAAQGTRVKVIKRNVFLDDVQNEAEIRHQFERAIQLARKNGYAIAIGHPHPTTVKVLQQMLPNLPSDIVLVRPSDLLNEPQRNAPAGKATGITASKPSRKGISICRVKQPVPQVYADSMFRVLGESLSALPAIQFVERQYLAWTTFPKK from the coding sequence TTGCGATATAAAAAGTCCGTTTTAGCTGCCCTTTGTGGTACTGCGTTTTTCGTTTGTCAGGTTCAGGCAGCGAAATTATCCATCCTGATTGATGACTTTGGTTATCGCCAGCATGAGGAAAACCAGGTACTTCAGATGCCAAAAGCGGTATCCGTTGCGATTTTCCCTAATGCGCCAGATTCGCAGATGATGATGAACAAGGCACATCAGCAGGGCCGTGAAATATTGATCCACCTGCCGATGGCGCCGCTCAGCAAACAACCGCTGGAAAAAGATACGCTGACACCTTCGATGAGTGCCGCAGAAGTGAAGCGTATTGTCGATCAGGCCATCAGCAATATCCCGTATGCGATTGGTATCAACAATCATATGGGCAGCGCCATGACCTCCAGCTTGACCGGCATGGAAAACGTCATGCAGGCCATGAATGCTCACAACTTATTCTTCCTCGACAGTATGACCATCGGCAATACCAAATCGGTTCAGGCCGCTCAGGGAACCCGGGTGAAAGTGATTAAGCGCAACGTCTTTTTAGATGATGTGCAGAACGAAGCGGAAATCCGCCATCAGTTTGAACGGGCTATTCAGCTCGCCCGCAAGAACGGTTATGCCATCGCCATCGGCCATCCCCATCCGACCACGGTGAAAGTGCTGCAACAAATGCTGCCGAATTTGCCTTCCGATATCGTTCTGGTGCGGCCAAGCGATCTGCTCAACGAACCCCAGCGCAACGCCCCGGCGGGGAAAGCGACCGGTATCACGGCGTCCAAACCATCACGCAAAGGCATCAGCATCTGCCGCGTGAAACAACCGGTTCCGCAAGTGTATGCCGACAGCATGTTTAGAGTGCTGGGCGAAAGCCTGTCTGCATTGCCGGCAATACAGTTTGTTGAACGCCAATATCTAGCATGGACCACATTTCCTAAAAAATAG
- the envC gene encoding murein hydrolase activator EnvC, giving the protein MRTRLSAQDKAVSAFPSSALLLCASLLSLSVSVHADDNKDQLKTIQQNIAEKEKSVKQQKQQRGTLLQQLQAQEKTIASASSQLRGTQSTLATLSKDIAGLNASIDKLQKQQKTQEEILAKQLDAAFRIGQHKGLQLLLSGEESERNERILAYFGYLNTERQKTIEELKQTRTTLAEQRVSLQSKQTQQKSLLSEQQSQQQKLEQARAARKQTLTALESSLQKDEQSLTELRANESSLQNKIAAAERAAKARAEKEAREAAAVRAKEQQAKKKGSTYKPTQSEQSLMARTGGLGRPSGQNMWPVNGSLIHRFGEQLQGELRWKGIVISAREGSDVRAIADGRVILADWLQGYGLVVVIDHGKGDMSLYGYNQDALVSVGDQVRTGQAIAKVGNSGGQGQPSLYFEIRRQGQAVNPQPWLGR; this is encoded by the coding sequence ATGAGAACCCGCCTTTCCGCTCAGGACAAGGCCGTATCTGCCTTCCCATCTTCAGCCTTATTACTTTGTGCTTCTTTACTCTCTCTTTCCGTGAGTGTGCATGCTGACGACAATAAAGATCAGCTAAAAACCATTCAGCAAAATATCGCGGAAAAAGAAAAAAGCGTTAAGCAGCAGAAACAACAGCGCGGCACTTTATTGCAGCAATTGCAGGCGCAGGAAAAAACCATTGCCTCCGCCAGCAGCCAGCTACGCGGAACTCAGTCAACCCTCGCCACACTCAGTAAAGACATTGCCGGGCTTAACGCCTCTATCGATAAGTTGCAAAAACAGCAAAAGACGCAGGAAGAGATCCTGGCAAAACAGCTCGATGCTGCCTTCCGTATCGGTCAGCATAAAGGCTTGCAACTGCTGCTCAGCGGCGAAGAGAGCGAACGTAATGAGCGGATCCTGGCGTATTTCGGCTATCTGAATACCGAACGACAGAAAACCATCGAAGAGCTGAAACAAACCCGCACCACGCTGGCTGAACAGCGTGTTTCTTTGCAATCAAAGCAAACACAACAAAAAAGCCTGCTGAGTGAACAACAATCACAGCAACAAAAACTCGAACAGGCGCGTGCCGCCCGTAAGCAAACGCTCACGGCGCTGGAATCCTCATTGCAAAAAGATGAGCAGAGCCTGACGGAGCTGCGCGCCAACGAATCCAGCCTGCAAAACAAAATTGCCGCCGCTGAACGTGCCGCCAAAGCCCGTGCGGAAAAAGAAGCGCGGGAAGCCGCCGCCGTGCGAGCGAAAGAACAGCAAGCGAAGAAAAAAGGTTCAACCTATAAACCGACCCAAAGCGAACAGTCACTGATGGCCCGAACCGGCGGTCTGGGACGCCCGTCTGGTCAAAATATGTGGCCGGTTAACGGTTCGTTGATACATCGTTTCGGCGAACAGCTACAGGGTGAACTACGCTGGAAAGGCATTGTCATTTCAGCACGTGAGGGCAGTGATGTACGGGCTATTGCCGACGGACGCGTCATTCTGGCGGACTGGTTACAGGGCTACGGGCTGGTTGTGGTTATCGACCACGGTAAAGGCGATATGAGTCTTTACGGTTACAACCAGGATGCGCTGGTCAGCGTTGGCGATCAGGTGAGAACCGGTCAGGCCATTGCTAAAGTTGGGAACAGCGGCGGACAGGGCCAGCCATCGCTGTATTTTGAAATTCGTCGTCAGGGCCAGGCAGTAAATCCACAGCCGTGGTTGGGAAGATAG
- the gpmM gene encoding 2,3-bisphosphoglycerate-independent phosphoglycerate mutase: MSSNKKPMVLVILDGYGHREEQQDNAILNAKTPVMDNLWATHPHTLIAASGLDVGLPDGQMGNSEVGHVNLGAGRIVYQDLTRLDKEIKEGDFFNNSVLTGAVDRAIAAGKAVHIMGLLSAGGVHSHEDHIMAMVELAHRRGAKAIYLHAFLDGRDTPPRSAEAALKRFSEKFAQIGTGRIASIVGRYYAMDRDNRWDRVQLAYDLMSQAKGAFTADNALTGLQAAYARDENDEFVKPTVLQAAGEESAAINDGDALIFMNFRADRAREITRAFISPDFDGFAREKVINFGDFIMLTEYAADINAACAYPPASLKNTLGEWLMAHGKTQLRISETEKYAHVTFFFNGGMEDSFEGEDRILVKSPNVATYDLQPEMSSAELTEKLLGAIASGKYDTIICNYPNGDMVGHTGVYDAAVSAVEALDNCVAQVVDAVKAAGGQLLITADHGNAEQMRDPATGQAHTAHTSLPVPLIYIGGNAEAVEGGKLSDIAPTMLSLMGMEIPAEMSGKPLFIAR, from the coding sequence ATGTCGAGCAACAAAAAACCGATGGTTCTGGTGATTCTGGACGGCTATGGACATCGCGAAGAGCAACAAGATAACGCGATTCTGAACGCCAAAACGCCGGTGATGGATAATCTGTGGGCCACTCATCCTCACACACTTATCGCAGCCTCCGGACTGGACGTCGGTCTGCCCGACGGTCAGATGGGCAACTCCGAAGTCGGCCATGTCAATTTAGGTGCGGGCCGCATCGTGTATCAGGATCTCACCCGTCTGGACAAAGAAATCAAAGAAGGCGACTTCTTTAATAATAGCGTACTGACCGGTGCGGTTGATCGTGCCATTGCCGCAGGCAAAGCGGTTCACATTATGGGTCTGTTGTCTGCGGGCGGCGTTCACAGTCACGAAGACCACATTATGGCGATGGTGGAACTGGCGCACCGTCGTGGCGCGAAAGCCATTTATCTGCACGCCTTCCTCGATGGCCGTGATACACCGCCGCGCAGCGCTGAAGCTGCACTGAAACGCTTCTCTGAGAAATTCGCACAAATCGGTACTGGCCGTATCGCATCTATCGTAGGCCGCTATTACGCGATGGACCGCGATAACCGCTGGGATCGCGTACAACTGGCTTACGATTTGATGTCACAGGCAAAAGGCGCGTTCACTGCCGATAATGCACTGACTGGCCTGCAGGCCGCTTATGCCCGTGATGAAAATGATGAATTCGTGAAGCCAACCGTATTGCAGGCAGCAGGCGAAGAATCCGCGGCCATCAATGACGGCGATGCACTGATCTTCATGAACTTCCGCGCAGACCGGGCCCGCGAAATCACCCGCGCCTTTATCAGTCCGGACTTCGATGGTTTTGCCCGCGAAAAAGTCATCAACTTCGGCGATTTCATCATGCTGACCGAATATGCCGCGGACATCAACGCCGCCTGCGCCTATCCGCCAGCATCACTGAAAAATACCCTTGGCGAGTGGCTGATGGCACATGGCAAAACGCAGCTGCGTATTTCCGAAACTGAGAAATATGCACACGTTACCTTCTTCTTTAACGGCGGCATGGAAGACTCGTTTGAAGGCGAAGACCGCATTCTGGTGAAATCCCCGAACGTGGCGACTTATGACCTGCAACCGGAAATGAGTTCGGCTGAACTGACGGAAAAACTGCTTGGCGCAATTGCCAGCGGCAAATATGACACCATCATTTGTAACTACCCGAATGGCGATATGGTCGGTCATACCGGCGTTTACGACGCCGCGGTGAGCGCCGTTGAAGCACTGGATAATTGTGTTGCTCAGGTTGTGGATGCCGTGAAAGCAGCCGGTGGCCAGTTGCTGATCACCGCCGACCACGGTAACGCAGAACAAATGCGCGACCCGGCGACCGGTCAGGCACACACCGCGCACACCAGTCTGCCGGTGCCATTAATCTACATTGGCGGAAACGCAGAAGCGGTTGAAGGCGGTAAATTGTCTGATATCGCACCAACAATGCTTTCACTGATGGGCATGGAAATTCCGGCAGAAATGAGCGGCAAACCGCTGTTTATCGCACGCTAA